In one Ictalurus furcatus strain D&B chromosome 10, Billie_1.0, whole genome shotgun sequence genomic region, the following are encoded:
- the aph1b gene encoding gamma-secretase subunit Aph-1b: MTAAVFFGCTFIAFSPAVALFLLTIARDPLRVIFLIAGAFFWLVSLLLSSLVWFISVQISNKDSGSQQKGLLVFGVLLSVLLQELFRFAYYKLLKKANEGLLAISQEETMPISVRQLAYVSGLGFGLMSGAFSVVNILSNSVGPGTVGIHGDSQHYFISSAFMTLAIILLHMFWGVVFFDSCERRRWWSLGAVVCSHLFVSCLTFVNPQYEGSLIPTYMVLCVMAGWAFSCAGGSLRNLRLCLTCRDKDFLLVNHRPR, translated from the exons ATGACGGCGGCGGTGTTTTTCGGCTGTACTTTTATCGCTTTCAGTCCCGCTGTGGCTTTATTCCTGCTCACCATCGCCCGAGATCCTCTGAGGGTCATTTTCCTCATCGCGGG GGCGTTTTTCTGGCTCGTGTCGTTGCTGCTGTCGTCGTTGGTGTGGTTCATCTCCGTACAGATCAGTAATAAAGACAGCGGCTCGCAGCAGAAAGGCCTGCTCGTGTTCGGAGTGCTGCTGTCCGTCCTGCTGCAGGAGCTCTTCAGATTCGCCTACTACAAACTCCTCAA GAAAGCGAATGAAGGACTGCTGGCCATCAGCCAAGAGGAGACGATGCCCATCTCTGTTCGCCAGCTGGCTTATG TGTCTGGTCTGGGATTCGGATTGATGAGCGGCGCGTTCTCAGTGGTTAACATCCTGTCCAACTCTGTGGGTCCGGGTACCGTGGGCATCCACGGAGATTCACAACATTACTTCATTTCCTCAG CCTTCATGACTCTCGCTATAATCCTGCTGCACATGTTCTGGGGCGTCGTCTTCTTCGATTCCTGTGAGCGTCGGAGGTGGTGGTCACTCGGAGCTGTGGTGTGCAGTCACCTGTTCGTGTCATGCTTG ACGTTCGTGAACCCGCAGTACGAAGGCAGTCTGATCCCCACCTACATGGTCCTGTGCGTGATGGCTGGCTGGGCGTTCTCCTGCGCCGGCGGTTCTCTGAGGAACCTCAGGCTTTGTCTCACCTGCAGGGACAAAGACTTCCTCCTGGTCAACCACAGGCCGAGATAA
- the slc38a8b gene encoding putative sodium-coupled neutral amino acid transporter 8 — MEELARESIRSISLLYKPARGTEAAPRLGSFGAVFIMLKSALGAGLLNFPWAFEKAGGVSRAVSVEMVSLIFLISGLVILGYASSISRQNTYHDVVREVCGRRIGYLCEICFVFNLFMISVAFLVVVQDQLEKLCLSLYEMVTGATVMQHHWYTDQSVALFIVCLVIILPLSIPREISIQKYTSVLGTLAATYLGVAVIVKYYLKEEHNADLRPQCTGLDSWASMFSVVPTICFGFQCHEACIAIYSSMENKKISHWVFISVVSMIFCLLIYTLTGVFGFLTFGRSVASDILMSYPGNDVAMIIARLLFGISIITVYPIILLLGRTVILALVLRHQERRAMVTVEFECRCRVLLTVLWIAVTLLIAVYVPDMSDVISVIGGISAFFIFIFPGLCLIFAMQTEPLDHRLKMFLTGWGVITVVVGAFIFGQSTTVAVMEFKHKA; from the exons ATGGAGGAACTGGCGCGTGAGAGCATCCGCAGCATCAGCCTGCTGTACAAACCGGCCCGAGGTACCGAAGCAGCACCGCGTCTCGGCTCATTCGGTGCAGTTTTCATCATGCTGAAGTCTGCACTCGGAGCCGGACTCCTCAACTTCCCCTGGGCTTTCGAGAAGGCAGGAGGTGTGAGCAGAGCCGTCAGTGTAGAGATG GTGTCTCTGATATTCCTGATCAGCGGCCTGGTGATCCTCGGGTACGCCTCGTCTATCAGCCGGCAGAACACGTATCACGACGTGGTGAGAGAAGTGTGCGGCCGCAGGATCGGTTATCTCTGTGAGATCTGCTTCGTCTTTAACCTCTTCATGATCTCTGTGGCCTTCCTCGTGGTGGTGCAGGACCAGCTGGAGAAGT tgtgtttgtcCTTATATGAAATGGTGACAGGAGCAACGGTGATGCAACATCACTGGTATACAGATCAGAGCGTCGCACTCTTCATCGTGTGCCTCGTCATCATCCTCCCTCTGTCCATCCCCAGAGAAATCAGCATCCAGAAATACACCAG TGTATTAGGAACCCTGGCTGCTACGTACCTCGGCGTGGCTGTAATTGTTAAATATTACCTGAAAGAGGAGCACAATGCAGATCTCCGTCCTCAGTGCACAGG GTTGGACTCGTGGGCCTCCATGTTCAGCGTCGTTCCCACCATCTGCTTCGGCTTCCAG tGCCATGAAGCCTGCATTGCTATTTATAGCAGCATGGAAAACAAAAAGATCAGTCACTGGGTCTTCATCTCTGTAGTGTCCATGATCTTCTGTCTGCTCATCTACACTCTCACAG GAGTGTTCGGTTTCCTCACATTTGGACGGAGCGTGGCGTCGGATATTCTGATGTCATATCCTGGAAACGATGTGGCGATGATCATCGCCAGGCTGCTGTTTGGGATCTCCATCATCACAGTCTATCCCATAATACTTCTCCTGGGCAG GACCGTCATCCTGGCGTTGGTGCTGCGTCACCAGGAGCGACGCGCCATGGTTACGGTGGAGTTCGAGTGCCGTTGTCGAGTGCTTCTGACCGTCCTGTGGATCGCCGTGACGCTTCTCATTGCTGTCTACGTTCCGGACATGAGTGACGTCATTAGTGTGATCGGAGGAATCAGCGCCTTCTTTATCTTCATTTTTCCTG GGCTGTGTCTCATTTTCGCCATGCAGACAGAACCATTAGATCACAGATTAAA gATGTTCCTGACAGGATGGGGCGTCATCACTGTTGTCGTTGGAGCCTTCATCTTTGGCCAGAGTACCACCGTCGCTGTCATGGAGTTCAAACACAAGGcttga